The Grus americana isolate bGruAme1 chromosome 8, bGruAme1.mat, whole genome shotgun sequence genome includes a region encoding these proteins:
- the GLMN gene encoding glomulin isoform X4: MVRQAVPLQPLEVHGGADIHLQPVEDPTSEQVIVRNMGWNLISPLVRCIFMYKQEDDKREHCLKILDKLAQLCNPKELFLSLLEQIEQTSGEQVCQTVMLLLQPLQTVLLKLQNKKAYSVGLSLAMIMNQLTPLPVPYTKQQIQEDKLGLCQCCNAVVDFAKPFVNEVVNMEKSSECNDMELKEELLKFCMKSLKYPLLTAQLEQLEGVEEHPFRHFATEIVDILWDIRELIPLMFLHRKGKSPHWENQEFADIEQKNSADSLACLSYLMFVQHFGIDCFPVVFSPSYLLQCNMMHIEVLLKRTEESMLSKGLDLFESCLLRMEDNSLLHQYLEFRDFINVPQDLVKVMTLCPTEHLRKKSLNILQLFIDKFDAEGKYTLFRCLLQTSNHAGVEGYIIKNIKDQVHLSLTKACDIWFTGHHLISLLDLVLLLPEGAETDLLQNSDRIMASLNLLRYLVIKDCESDNQTGVWTALAKIEQNFLKPLHVGLNMSKAHYEAEIKSKKENRREAHSSNTVCSVTVSGEKMPAMTTEMQLQVLHSALFTFDLIESVLARVEELIEVKIKAVMDENS; the protein is encoded by the exons atggtgaggcaggctgtgcctctgcagcccttggaggtccatggtggagcagatatccacctgcagcctgtggaggaccccacgtcagagcag GTTATCGTCAGGAATATGGGTTGGAACCTCATTTCTCCTCTTGTTagatgtattttcatgtatAAACAGGAAGATGATAAGCGAGAACACTGCCTGAAGATACTAGATAAGTTGGCACAG ctATGCAATCCGAAGGAACTTTTTTTGAGTTTACTTGAGCAGATTGAGCAGACCTCTGGAGAGCAAGTGTGTCAAACTGTTATGTTATTGCTTCAGCCTTTGCAGACAG tGCTTTTGAAACTTCAGAACAAGAAGGCCTACTCAGTGGGTTTATCTTTAGCCATGATAATGAATCAGCTTACTCCCTTACCTGTACCTtacacaaaacaacaaatacAAGAAGATAAACTTGGTCTCTGTCAATGTTGTAATGCAGTGGTGGACTTTGCTAAACCTTTTGTGAATGAAGTTGTTAACATGGAAAAGTCATCAGAATGCAATGACATGGAGCTGAAAgaagaattattaaaatt ctgtatgAAAAGCCTGAAATACCCATTATTGACAGCTCAGCTTGAACAGCTTGAAGGCGTTGAAGAACATCCCTTTCGGCATTTTGCAACTGAAATTGTA GACATTTTGTGGGATATAAGAGAATTGATACCATTAATGTTTTTGCATCGTAAAGGCAAAAGTCCACACTGGGAGAATCAGGAGTTTGCGGACATAGagcaaaaaaattctgcagatTCTTTAGCGTGTCTGTCATATCTGATGTTTGTTCAGCATTTTGGTATTGATTGCTTTCCAGTGGTATTTAG tcCATCATACCTTCTGCAGTGCAATATGATGCATATTGAAGTGCTACTGAAAAG aacAGAAGAATCTATGTTATCTAAGGGACTt GATCTGTTTGAGAGCTGTTTATTGAGAATGGAAGATAATAGCCTTCTCCATCAGTATTTAGAATTCAGAGATTTTATTAACGTACCTCAG GATTTGGTGAAAGTTATGACCCTTTGTCCCACAGAGCATCTG agaaagaagagtttaaatattttgcagttgttCATAGACAAGTTTGATGCAGAGGGGAAATACACATTATTCAG gTGTTTACTGCAGACAAGCAACCATGCTGGTGTGGAAGgatacattattaaaaatataaaagatcaAGTTCACTTATCGTTAACG AAGGCATGTGACATTTGGTTTACAGGACATCACCTGATCTCCCTTCTAGATTTAGTACTTTTGCTTCCAGAAGGTGCTGAGACAGATCTTCTGCAAAACTCAGATAG GATTATGGCATCACTAAATCTACTGAGATACTTGGTCATTAAGGATTGTGAAAGTGATAATCAA ACTGGCGTATGGACAGCACTTGCCAAGATTGAGCAAAATTTCTTAAAACCACTGCATGTAGGACTCAATATGTCAAAAGCGCACtatgaagcagaaataaagagtaagaaagaaaacagaagag agGCACACAGTTCTAACACAGTTTGTTCAGTAACTGTTAGTGGGGAAAAGATGCCTGCCATGACCACTGAAATGCAGCTTCAG GTTTTACACTCGGCTCTCTTCACATTTGATTTAATAGAAAGTGTTCTAGCTCGAGTAGAAGAACTCAttgaagtgaaaataaaagctgtaatGGATGAAAATAGTTAG
- the C8H1orf146 gene encoding protein SPO16 homolog, with the protein MTESGGQEQSRWITTVIMSTALQNHEISTVLQRQQHRVRYSESVETGSVIFSLSGIAFILADTQDLLMTGEEQFFKRIQKFISIHRNSFLVLSAALHGPEEWNVIFRIQRRFLGSNLRIIPVHNTAETVKLMLTIAKITSKPGADDIRYKMAMTKAQIIENSPVWKMLHEHQLHCN; encoded by the exons atgacagaaagtgGAGGGCAGGAACAGTCAAGATGGATAACAACAGTTATTATGAGTACAGCTCTGCAG aatCATGAAATTTCTACAGTTCTACAGAGGCAACAACACAGAGTTCGATATTCAGAATCGGTGGAAACTGGATCCgtgattttttctctttctg GTATTGCATTTATACTGGCAGACACTCAAGATTTGCTTATGACAGGGGAAGaacagtttttcaaaagaattcaGAAGTTCATAAGCATTCATCGGAacagttttttggttttgtcagcTGCTCTTCATGGACCAGAAGAATGGAATGTCATCTTCAGGATTCAGAGAAG ATTCCTGGGTAGTAATTTACGTATAATACCAGTTCATAATACTGCTGAAACGGTTAAGTTAATGCTAACTATAGCTAAG ATAACTTCCAAGCCAGGAGCAGATGATATTCGTTACAAAATGGCAATGACAAAAGCACAAATAATAGAAAACAGTCCAGTTTGGAAGATGCTTCACGAGCACCAGTTGCATTGTAATTAA